A region from the Brassica napus cultivar Da-Ae chromosome C8, Da-Ae, whole genome shotgun sequence genome encodes:
- the LOC106413954 gene encoding VQ motif-containing protein 1, with product MSRVRSEPMKVVFINTRYVQTDARSFKSIVQELTGKNAVVAEGPFEFSAQGYGGKDSSHQYFGGGREAEGGVETTEFDRFFREMPPVGELFNLWSET from the coding sequence ATGTCTAGGGTTAGGTCTGAGCCGATGAAGGTTGTCTTCATTAACACACGGTATGTCCAAACAGATGCTCGGAGCTTCAAGTCGATTGTTCAAGAACTCACCGGTAAAAACGCCGTCGTCGCTGAGGGTCCTTTCGAATTCTCCGCTCAAGGGTACGGTGGAAAAGATTCATCACATCAGTATTTTGGCGGCGGAAGAGAAGCCGAGGGAGGTGTAGAGACGACGGAGTTCGATAGATTTTTTAGGGAGATGCCTCCGGTCGGCGAATTGTTTAATCTATGGTCAGAAACTTGA
- the LOC106415537 gene encoding glutathione S-transferase U26, which yields MADEVILLDYWPSMFGMRTKMALAEKGVSYEYIETDPWIKTPLLIEMNPIHKKIPVLIHKGKPICESLIQLEYIDEVWSGTYPMLPSDPYQKAQARFWADFIDKKFYDPSWKVWGTNGEEQVAAKKELLEHFKTLETELGDKTYYGGEVFGFLDIALMGYYSWFKAMEKFGEFSIETEFPKLTEWTKRCLERESVVKALTDSDKILEYAYVLRKKFGAE from the exons ATGGCGGACGAAGTGATTCTTCTTGATTACTGGCCAAGCATGTTCGGGATGAGGACGAAGATGGCTTTGGCTGAGAAAGGAGTGAGTTATGAGTACATCGAGACAGATCCATGGATTAAGACTCCTTTACTCATCGAGATGAATCCCATTCACAAGAAGATTCCTGTTCTCATCCACAAAGGTAAACCGATCTGTGAATCTCTTATCCAGCTCGAGTACATCGATGAGGTTTGGTCCGGTACATACCCAATGCTCCCCTCTGATCCTTACCAGAAAGCTCAAGCTAGGTTCTGGGCAGATTTCATTGACAAAAAG TTTTATGACCCATCATGGAAAGTATGGGGAACAAATGGAGAAGAGCAAGTTGCAGCCAAGAAAGAACTGCTTGAACATTTCAAGACACTTGAAACAGAGCTTGGAGACAAAACTTACTACGGTGGGGAAGTGTTTGGGTTCCTAGACATCGCGTTGATGGGTTATTACAGCTGGTTCAAAGCTATGGAGAAGTTTGGTGAGTTCAGTATCGAAACAGAGTTCCCTAAGTTGACTGAGTGGACGAAGAGgtgtttagagagagagagtgtggtTAAGGCATTGACTGATTCTGATAAGATACTCGAGTATGCTTATGTCCTCAGGAAGAAGTTTGGAGCCGAGTAG
- the LOC106414742 gene encoding CASP-like protein 2A1 gives MEKSDDHHKTSNGVSWEDGSTGIRTAETMLRLAPVGLCLAALVIMLKDSQDNEFGSISYSNLSAFRYLVHANGICAGYSLLSAAISAMPDSSSTMPRVWTFFCLDQILTYVVLAAGAVSTEVLYLAYKGDDAITWSDACSSFGSFCHRATASVIITFVVVCFYVVLSLISSYKLFTRFDPPAIADSNKNVEVAAFGS, from the exons ATGGAGAAGAGTGATGATCATCACAAGACTAGCAACGGCGTTTCTTGGGAGGATGGTAGTACGGGAATCCGAACCGCCGAGACAATGCTCCGTTTAGCTCCGGTGGGGCTTTGCCTTGCAGCGCTTGTTATCATGCTTAAAGACTCTCAGGATAATGAGTTCGGCTCAATTTCTTACTCCAATCTCTCAGCATTCAG GTACTTGGTGCACGCAAATGGAATATGTGCAGGCTACTCTCTTCTCTCAGCAGCCATTTCTGCCATGCCTGACTCTTCTTCCACAATGCCTCGTGTTTGGACCTTCTTCTGTCTCGACCAG ATTCTGACCTACGTGGTTCTTGCTGCTGGAGCTGTGTCTACTGAAGTTCTGTACTTGGCCTACAAAGGAGACGATGCCATTACATGGAGCGACGCGTGCAGTTCCTTTGGTAGTTTCTGCCATAGAGCCACCGCTTCTGTCATAATCACATTCGTTGTGGTTTGCTTCTATGTCgttctctctctaatctcctcTTATAAGCTCTTTACTCGCTTCGATCCTCCAGCTATCGCTGACTCAAACAAAAACGTCGAAGTTGCTGCCTTCGGAAGTTGA